In Crassostrea angulata isolate pt1a10 chromosome 6, ASM2561291v2, whole genome shotgun sequence, a genomic segment contains:
- the LOC128188380 gene encoding neprilysin-like has protein sequence MEANGNSKYYITDDPSQVDFKRSQDDFNRPWWNRKRTPLEIVLVLICLVCIAVTTILIVIETTRENSQSNHLIQTQTEAGICLTEECVKASARLLRGMRQDINPCDDFFEYACGSWNKINVIPEDRSGYNTFAKLRDDLQVILKDLLEQPISNDEPKATQKAKHLYRSCVNESMIDERGLEPVKIFLEELGGWPVTYPKNKLWDETKFNFIDLLVKLKLYNNKIFVDQWVSADDKNSNVNIIQLDQPELGMPSRDYYLRGIGDEDVQIYEKFAVDVAMMFGASEPQARRDMREMVELEIELANITTPQDQRRDGEEIYNRMTVKELQGKIPGFDWLGYLRLIFQKVNITIEETEEIVVYAPEYLGNMVKIVKNANNRLLANYMIWRIMMNRVTNLPLKYRNIRNEYYKKIYGSDTERSRWRDCISYVNDNMGNAVGRLFVKDHFDAGAKEVALNMIHDIRAAFYDLLEEVTWLDQKTRTVAIEKADAMAEKIGYAPFILNNTALDKTYDAVNFSSDTYFENVLDNIRSIAWSNSKKLREAVDKTEWSTTPVVVNAFYSSTKNQIMFPAGILQPPFYSKGYPRSLNYGGIGMVIGHEITHGFDDRGRQFDKFGNLKQWWDDEVIAKFKDQAMCIIEQYGNYTMPEVAINLNGVQTQGENIADNGGLKEAYRAYEKWENNQAREPDRLPGMSQLSNKQLFFLNFAQVWCGTMRPEAIINRIRTTLHSPGKFRVIGTLQNMPEFAEVFNCSADSYMNPVKKCRIW, from the exons ATGGAAGCCAATGGAAATTCCAAATATTATATAACAGACGACCCTAGCCAGGTAGACTTCAAAAG ATCACAGGATGATTTTAACCGGCCGTGGTGGAATAGGAAGAGAACCCCGCTTGAGATAGTCCTTGTTCTTATATGCCTTGTATGCATTGCTGTTACAACTATTTTAATTGTCATAGAAACTACGAGAG AAAATAGCCAATCGAATCATTTAATACAGACTCAAACTGAGGCTGGAATTTGTTTGACAGAAGAATGCGTGAAAGCTT CTGCTCGTCTTCTACGCGGAATGAGACAGGATATTAACCCATGTGACGACTTCTTTGAGTATGCATGTGGGTCTTGGAATAAAATAAACGTCATTCCAGAGGATAGATCAGGCTACAACACGTTCGCCAAACTTCGTGATGACTTACAAGTCATTTTAAAAG aTTTGCTTGAGCAACCAATATCAAACGATGAGCCAAAAGCAACCCAAAAGGCCAAACATCTGTATAGATCATGTGTCAACGAGT CAATGATAGACGAGAGAGGACTCGAGCCGGTCAAAATATTTCTGGAGGAATTGGGTGGATGGCCGGTCACCTACCCAAAGAACAAACTCTGGGATGAAACGAAATTCAATTTTATCGACCTGTTAGTGAAGCTGAAACTTTATAATAACAAAATCTTTGTTGATCAGTGGGTGAGCGCAGACGATAAGAACTCAAATGTGAATATCATACAG tTAGACCAACCAGAACTTGGGATGCCGTCACGTGATTATTACTTACGCGGCATTGGGGATGAGGATGTTCAAATTTACGAGAAATTTGCTGTCGATGTTGCCATGATGTTCGGGGCAAGTGAACCCCAAGCAAGGAGAGACATGAGAGAAATGGTCGAATTAGAGATTGAGTTAGCAAAT ATAACTACACCTCAAGATCAGCGTCGAGATGGGGAAGAAATATACAATAGGATGACAGTGAAGGAACTTCAGGGGAAAATCCCAGGG TTTGATTGGTTGGGATACCTCAGacttatatttcaaaaagtgaACATAACTATTGAAGAAACAGAAGAAATAGTAGTATATGCCCCTGAGTACCTCGGCAACATGGTAAAAATTGTCAAGAATGCAAATAACAG GCTATTGGCGAATTACATGATTTGGCGCATAATGATGAACCGAGTTACCAACTTACCTCTGAAGTACAGGAATATTCGAAATGAGTACTATAAA AAAATTTATGGGTCAGACACGGAGAGGTCGCGGTGGAGGGACTGTATAAGCTATGTGAACGATAACATGGGTAACGCTGTCGGGAGACTCTTTGTCAAGGATCATTTTGATGCGGGGGCAAAGGAAGTG GCTCTCAATATGATCCATGACATCAGAGCGGCATTCTACGACTTACTGGAGGAGGTTACGTGGTTAGATCAGAAAACGAGGACAGTGGCCATAGAAAAG gCTGATGCTATGGCAGAGAAAATAGGATATGCGCCTTTTATCCTTAATAATACAGCACTGGATAAAACTTATGACGCA GTAAATTTTTCATCTGACACATATTTTGAAAACGTCTTGGATAATATCCGATCGATTGCCTGGAGCAATTCCAAAAAGCTTCGCGAAGCAGTTGATAAGacaga ATGGTCAACAACGCCGGTAGTAGTCAACGCATTTTACAGCTCAACCAAAAATCAAATAA tgtTTCCAGCAGGAATTTTACAGCCACCGTTTTACAGCAAAGGCTATCCAAG ATCATTGAATTATGGAGGAATCGGTATGGTGATTGGACATGAAATAACTCATGGATTTGACGACAGAG GAAGGCAATTTGACAAATTTGGCAACCTTAAACAGTGGTGGGATGACGAAGTGATAGCCAAATTCAAGGATCAAGCCATGTGCATTATAGAGCAATATGGCAATTATACGATGCCGGAAGTTGCGATAAAT TTGAATGGAGTTCAAACACAGGGGGAGAACATTGCAGACAACGGAGGATTAAAGGAAGCTTATAGA GCTTATGAGAAATGGGAGAATAACCAGGCACGAGAACCCGACAGACTCCCGGGGATGTCTCAGCTCAGCAACAAGCAGCTCTTTTTCTTAAACTTTGCTCAG GTATGGTGTGGTACCATGAGACCGGAAGCCATTATCAACAGAATCAGGACGACATTACACAGTCCGGGAAAATTCAG GGTCATTGGAACTCTTCAAAACATGCCCGAATTCGCAGAAGTTTTTAATTGTTCTGCAGATTCTTATATGAATCCAGTCAAGAAATGTCGAATATGGTGA